A part of Ammospiza caudacuta isolate bAmmCau1 chromosome 7, bAmmCau1.pri, whole genome shotgun sequence genomic DNA contains:
- the LOC131560139 gene encoding olfactory receptor 14I1-like: MSNSSSISHFLLLALADTWQLQILHFCLLLGISLAALLGNGLIISAIACGHHLHTPMFFFLLNLALSDLGSICTTVPKAMHNSLWNTRTISYSGCAAQVFFFSFLMSAEFSLLIVMCYDRYVSICKPLHYGTLLGSRACAHMAAAAWASGFLNALLNTRNTFSLPLCKGNALGQFFCEIPQILKLSCSHSTFRKIWISLLGVCLAFGCFVFILFSYVQIFRAVLRIPSEQGRHKAFSTCLPHLAVVSLFVSTGIFAYLKPSSMSSPSLDLTLSVLYSVVTPALNPLIYSLRNQELKAAVWRLVTGGYQKN, encoded by the coding sequence atgtccaacagcagctccatcagccacttcctcctgctggcattggcagacacgtgGCAGCTGCAgatcctgcacttctgcctcttgctgggcatctccctggctgccctcctgggcaacggcctcatcatcagcgccatagcctgcggccaccacctgcacacgcccatgttcttcttcctgctcaacctggccctcagcgacctgggctccatctgcaccactgtccccaaagccatgcacaattccctctggaacACCAGGACCATCTcctactcaggatgtgctgcacaggtttttttcttttcttttcttatgtCAGCAGAGTTTTCTCTCCTGATCGTCATGTGCTatgaccgctacgtgtccatctgcaaacccctgcactacgggaccctcctgggcagcagagcttgtgcccacatggcagcagctgcctgggccagtggctttctcaatgctctgTTGAACACAcgcaatacattttccctgcctctgtgcaagggcaatgccctgggccagttcttctgtgaaatcccacagatcctcaagctctcctgctcacactccACCTTCAGAAAAATTTGGATTTCATTGCTTGGTGTCTGTTTAgcttttggttgttttgtgttcattcttttctcctatgtgcagatcttcagggccgtgctgaggatcccatctgagcagggacggcacaaagctttttccacctgcctccctcacctggccgtggTCTCCCTGTTTGTCAGCACTGGCATATTTGCCTACCTGAAGCcctcctccatgtcctccccatctCTGGATCTgaccctgtcagttctgtactcagtggtgactccagccctgaaccccctcatctacagcctgaggaaccaggagctcaaggctgcagtgtggagactggTGACTGGAGGATatcagaaaaattaa
- the LOC131560140 gene encoding olfactory receptor 14A16-like, producing the protein MSNSSSISHFLLLALADTWQLQILHFCLLLGISLAALLGNGLIISAIACGHHLHTPMFFFLLNLALSDLGSICTTVPKAMHNSLWNTRTISYSGCAAQVFFFSFLMSAEFSLLIVMCYDRYVSICKPLHYGTLLGSRACAHMAAAAWASGFLNALLNTRNTFSLPLCKGNALGQFFCEIPQILKLSCSHSTFRKIWISLLGVCLAFGCFVFILFSYVQIFRAVLRIPSEQGRHKAFSTCLPHLAVVSLFVSTGIFAYLKPSSMSSPSLDLALSVLYSVVTPALNPLIYSLRNQELKDALGILGQCL; encoded by the exons atgtccaacagcagctccatcagccacttcctcctgctggcattggcagacacgtgGCAGCTGCAgatcctgcacttctgcctcttgctgggcatctccctggctgccctcctgggcaacggcctcatcatcagcgccatagcctgcggccaccacctgcacacgcccatgttcttcttcctgctcaacctggccctcagcgacctgggctccatctgcaccactgtccccaaagccatgcacaattccctctggaacACCAGGACCATCTcctactcaggatgtgctgcacaggtttttttcttttcttttcttatgtCAGCAGAGTTTTCTCTCCTGATCGTCATGTGCTatgaccgctacgtgtccatctgcaaacccctgcactacgggaccctcctgggcagcagagcttgtgcccacatggcagcagctgcctgggccagtggctttctcaatgctctgTTGAACACAcgcaatacattttccctgcctctgtgcaagggcaatgccctgggccagttcttctgtgaaatcccacagatcctcaagctctcctgctcacactccACCTTCAGAAAAATTTGGATTTCATTGCTTGGTGTCTGTTTAgcttttggttgttttgtgttcattcttttctcctatgtgcagatcttcagggccgtgctgaggatcccatctgagcagggacggcacaaagctttttccacctgcctccctcacctggccgtggTCTCCCTGTTTGTCAGCACTGGCATATTTGCCTACCTGAAGCcctcctccatgtcctccccatctctggatctggccctgtcagttctgtactcagtggtgactccagccctgaaccccctcatctacagcctgaggaaccaggagctcaaggatGCCTTGGGAATACTG GGGCAGTGCCTGTGA